The sequence ACGGGCGACGCGTCGGGGCGGCCCCCCGTGCCTGCGGCGTCGATGTCGTCGCCGGAGACGCGGTCGCCGGACGCGGGGTCGCCGGGGGAGGCGGGCGCCTCGCCGGCGGTGCGGGCGGGGCCTTCGGAGGTCGCCGGGGCGGGGACCGGTCCGTGCTCGGAGCCGGCTCCCGTGCCGGGCGTACGCGCGGGGACGGTCACCCTGCGACGGTAACCGCGGGCTCAACGCGTCAGACCGTGACGCGCCGAGAGGCCCGGTTTCTTGCGGCTGGATGGCGTCCTTGCCGTTGGACGACGCCGCTGGACGGCTCCGCTGGACAACGCAAGAGCCCGGCCGCGCTGGCGGCCGGGCTCCTGGACGTAGAAACGGTGCGCACCGCGCAGGGGGCAGGCGATGCGCACCGTCAGGAGCCAGTGTGCGCCACGGATCCCCTGCTGGTCAACTGTCCAGTGCACCCGGCGCGAAATTCACTCGTCAGGTGGTGCGACGGTCCCGGGACCGGGCCCTCGGTCCGGGGGACGGGAGCCCTCCCGGACGGCAAGATCGTGCCGACGGCGGCCATCGGAGCACCGCCCGGACCGACCGGAGCACCATGACCACGACGCCCCCGGCACCCGCCCCGACCGGGCTGGGCGTGCGGACCATGACGACGCTCGTCGTCGGCTCGATGGTGGGCGCCGGCGTCTTCTCCCTGCCGCGCCAGTTCTCCGCGGAGACCGGGATCGCGGGGGCGCTCGTCGCCTGGGGCGTCGCGGGCGGCGGCATGCTCATGCTCGCCCTGGTCTTCCAGATGCTCGCCGTCCGCCGTCCCGACCTCGACGCGGGCGTCTACGCGTACGCCAAGGCGGGGTTCGGCGAGTACCTGGGGTTCTTCTCCGCGTTCGGCTACTGGGCGTCCGCGTGCGTCGGCAACGTGACCTACTGGGTGCTCGTCATGTCCACCCTGGGCGCGGTGGTGCCGGCGCTCGGGGACGGCGGGACGCCGCTGGCCGTGGCCGCCGCGAGCGCGGGCCTGTGGCTGATGTTCGCGCTCGTGCGCCGGGGCGTGCGCGAGGCGACCGCCATCAACCGCGTCGTCACCGTGGCCAAGGTCGTCCCGATCGTCGTCTTCGTGCTGATCGCCGCGTTCGCCGTCGACCCGGACGTCCTCGCCGCCAACTGGCACGGCGGCGCGGACGCCGGCCCGCTGCTCGAGCAGGTGCGCGGCACCATGCTCGCCACGGTGTTCGTCTTCCTCGGCGTCGAGGGCGCGAGCACGTACTCCCGCCACGCGCGGCGCCGGTCCGACGTCGGGCGCGCGACCCTCCTCGGCTTCGGCTCGGTGCTCGCGCTGTTCGCGTCCGTCACGCTCGTCTCCTACGGGATCCTCCCGGCCGACGAGATCGCGGAGCTGCGCGAGCCGTCGATGGCGGGCGTGCTCGAGGCGGTGGTCGGCTCCTGGGGCGGCGCGCTCGTGGGCGTCGGGCTCGTCGTGTCCGTGCTAGGGGCCTACCTCGCGTGGACGCTCATGGCCGCCGAGGTGCTGCTGGTCGCCGCCCGGGACGGCGACATGCCGCGGTTCCTGAGCCGGACCAACGCCGCCGACGCGCCCGTCCCCGCGCTCGCCCTGTCGACCTGCCTGGCGCAGGTGGTGCTGCTCCTGACCTTGCTCTCGGACGACGCCTTCGACTTCGCGTTCGACCTCACCAGCTCGCTCGTGCTGGTGCCGTACGTCCTCTCGGCGGGGTTCGCCCTGCGGCTCGTCCTGCGGCGCGAGACGTTCGCGGACGGCGCGCCCGGTTCCCGACGAGGCTGGCTCGTCGTCAGCGCGGTGGCCACGGCCTACACGCTGTGGCTGCTCTACGCCGCCGGCCCGACGTACCTGCTGATCGCCTTCCTCGCCTACGCGCCCGCGACCGTCCTGTTCGTCATGACGCGCCGGGAGCAGGGCCGGCGCGTGTTCAGCGGGCGCGAGCTCGTCGTCCTCGCGGTCTCCGTCACGGGCGCCGTGGTCGGCCTCGTGGCGCTGGTCACCGGCCGCGTCGCCCTCTGACACCGAGGCCCACGGCCGCCGACCCCCCGTGCCGGTCCGGCGCGACCCCGCGCGTGGCCCAGGATCTCGATCCCGATCGCTGCGTGTACGCACGGTGTGCGTACACGCGGCGGAGGAGAACCGGCAGAGGAGAACCTCCGCAGCGTGCAGGATCAGGGTGTGAGCGAGCGGCGCGCGGTCGAGGACCCGGCAGGCACGGCAGAGCCGACAGACCCGACAGCGCCGAAGGACGGTCCCACCCCCGGGGACGGGACCGCCACCGCACGGCGGTCGCGGGTCGCTGCGGTCCTCGCGGCCGTCGTCGTACCGCTGCTCGTGGCCGCGCTCGTCGTGATGGCCGCGACCTGGCCGGACATGTCAGCGGGACGCCAGGCGGGCGAGGACGCGGGGCTCGTCGACGTGGGCGTGCAGTACCTGGACGCGACCGTCGTCGGCACGCGCGCGCAGACGTGCGAAGGCTCGATCGAGGACGCGAGCGCGACGGGCGAGGTCCCGGCCCAGGTGCCGTGCCTCCGGGTCACCGCACGGTTGACGAGCTCGGGCGACGAGGTCGAGGTCGCGGCGCCCGCGGGCACGACGAGCGTCGACGAGGGCGCGCGCATCGTCGTCGAGCGCTACCCCACCGTGGGCGACGCGACGGAGGTCTACGCCTGGTCGGACTACGCCCGCGGGGTGCCGCTGGGGACGCTCGCGCTCGTGTTCCTGCTGGTCACCGCGCTCGTCGCGGGCTGGCGGGGGCTGCGCGCGATCCTGGGGCTCGCGATCGCGTTCGTCGTGCTCTGGACGTACGTGCTGCCCGGGCTCGTGGAGGGGACCGACGCGCTCCTGCTCGCGCTGACCGCGTCCGGGGTGATCATGACCGTCGTGCTGTACCTGGCGCACGGCGTCTCGGTCCGGACGACCACCGCACTGGTCGGCACGTTCGCCGGGCTGCTCGTCGTGACGCTCGTCGGGTCCCTCGCGGCGTGGGCGGCGCACCTGCAGCCCGTGGCGACCGAGGACGACTACCGGCTCGCCGGGCTGCTGGGCGACGACGGCGTCGCGACGCTGCACGGCGTGTTCCTGTGCGGCCTGGTGCTCGCCGGCCTGGGCGTCCTCAACGACGTCACGGTCACGCAGTCGTCCGCGGTGTGGGAGCTGCGCGCCGCGGACCCCACCGCGTCGTGGCGGCAGCTGTTCTCGGGCGGCATGCGCATCGGCCGGGACCACATCGCCTCGACCGTCTACACGATCGCGTTCGCCTACGTCGGGGCGTCGCTGCCCGTGCTGCTCCTGCTGCAGGTCTACGACCAGCCGCTCCGCCGCACGCTCACGGGCGGCGTCTTCGCGGCGGAGATCGTCCGGACGCTCGCGGGGTCGATCGGCCTGGTCCTGGCGATCCCGCTGACCACGCTCGTCGCCGCGCTGACGGCGCACGCGACGCCGGTCACGGCGCGGTTGCGTCGTGAGGCCGCGGCCCATGGTCACGGTCATGGTCACGGTCACGGTCACGGTCACGGCGATGGTCAGGGTCCTGCTCAAGCCGTCGGTCCTGGTCGGGCGGCCGGGCGCCGGCACTGACCACCAGCGCCGCGATCGCGGTGGTGACCGGGATCGCCAGGACCAGGCCGATCGAGCCGACGAGGGTGCGCGCCACCTCCTCGGCCAGCTCGCCGCTGGTGAGCGACTCGAGCAGCGCGCGGTCGGCGACGCTCACCAGCAGCACCAGCGGCAGGGCGGCCCCGACGTAGGCGAACGCGATCGTGTAGACGGTCGAGGCGATGTGGTCGCGGCCGATGCGCATGCCCCGCGTGAACAGGTCGCGCCGCGACGCCGCGGGGTCGGCCGCGCGGAGCTCCCACACCGCCGAGGCCTGGGTGATCGTCACGTCGTTGAGCACGCCCAGGCCGGCCAGCACCATGCCGCACAGCAGCACGTCGCGCAGACTCATGGCCGGCGCGACGTTGCGCAGGTCGAGCGCGTACTCGTCGGACAGGCCCGTGAGGTGCGCGGCGCCCGTGGCCCACGCCGCGATCCCGGCCGTCAGGACCAGGCCGACGAGCGTCCCGAGCAGCGCGGTGGACGTGCGCAGCGAGACGCCGTGCGCCAGGTACAGCACGACGAACATGATCAGCGAGGAGCTGACGAGCGCGACGGGGAGCGCGGGCATGCCGGCCAGGAGCGCGGGCAGCGTGAACACGCCCAGCACGCCGAACGCGAGGCCGAGCCCGACGAGCGCCCCCAGCCCGCGCCAGCGCGCGACCAGCAGCACGAGCACCCCGAACACGATCCCGAGCGCGGCGAGCGGCGGCCCGCGCACGAAGTCGAGGAACACGTACGGTGTGCCGAGGTCGCCGTAGACGTCGTCGGACCCGAGGTCCACGACGCGCAGCCGGTCGCCCGCGCCGACCTCGTCGAGGTACTCCGGCGGGACGCTGACCACCACGGCCGTCCCGTCCCCGAGCGTCGCGGTGACCTCCTGGCCGGGCTCGGCGCCGGGGTCGACGCCCTCGACCGTGAGCACGCGCACCGTGCTGCCGGGCGCGCTGGTGTCGAGCACCGGCTGCTCGCCGCGCGGCCAGAGCGCGCCGAGCCCGTACAGCGTGAGCGCCAGGGCCGGCAGCAGGATCGCCGCGAAGACGCGCCGCGCCCGCCGGTGGTCCCGCGGCGCGACGCGCGCCGGCTCGAGGGC is a genomic window of Cellulomonas fulva containing:
- a CDS encoding basic amino acid/polyamine antiporter → MTTTPPAPAPTGLGVRTMTTLVVGSMVGAGVFSLPRQFSAETGIAGALVAWGVAGGGMLMLALVFQMLAVRRPDLDAGVYAYAKAGFGEYLGFFSAFGYWASACVGNVTYWVLVMSTLGAVVPALGDGGTPLAVAAASAGLWLMFALVRRGVREATAINRVVTVAKVVPIVVFVLIAAFAVDPDVLAANWHGGADAGPLLEQVRGTMLATVFVFLGVEGASTYSRHARRRSDVGRATLLGFGSVLALFASVTLVSYGILPADEIAELREPSMAGVLEAVVGSWGGALVGVGLVVSVLGAYLAWTLMAAEVLLVAARDGDMPRFLSRTNAADAPVPALALSTCLAQVVLLLTLLSDDAFDFAFDLTSSLVLVPYVLSAGFALRLVLRRETFADGAPGSRRGWLVVSAVATAYTLWLLYAAGPTYLLIAFLAYAPATVLFVMTRREQGRRVFSGRELVVLAVSVTGAVVGLVALVTGRVAL
- a CDS encoding YibE/F family protein — protein: MDHAAHVHALEPARVAPRDHRRARRVFAAILLPALALTLYGLGALWPRGEQPVLDTSAPGSTVRVLTVEGVDPGAEPGQEVTATLGDGTAVVVSVPPEYLDEVGAGDRLRVVDLGSDDVYGDLGTPYVFLDFVRGPPLAALGIVFGVLVLLVARWRGLGALVGLGLAFGVLGVFTLPALLAGMPALPVALVSSSLIMFVVLYLAHGVSLRTSTALLGTLVGLVLTAGIAAWATGAAHLTGLSDEYALDLRNVAPAMSLRDVLLCGMVLAGLGVLNDVTITQASAVWELRAADPAASRRDLFTRGMRIGRDHIASTVYTIAFAYVGAALPLVLLVSVADRALLESLTSGELAEEVARTLVGSIGLVLAIPVTTAIAALVVSAGARPPDQDRRLEQDPDHRRDRDRDRDHDRDHGPRPHDATAP